The following are encoded in a window of Thermoprotei archaeon genomic DNA:
- a CDS encoding branched-chain amino acid transaminase: MKESKYIWLDGKFIPWADAKIHVLTHALHYGTGVFEGIRAYETVSGKTAIFRGKDHVKRLLHSSKIYRMNISYSSDQILDIIKEVVRINELKECYIRPLVFRGYKQLGVDPTDVPVSFMVAAWEWGAYLGKNALENGIKLKTSTWRRIPPQSLPLEAKATGQYLNSVLAKIEAKEVGFDEALMLDYRGVISEGTGENIFIVRDDEIITPPLYSSVLPGITRKTVMKLAADLGYKATESEITLADVYMADEVFLTGTAAEITPVVNVDGIIIGSGKPGSITKKLQSLYFDIVRGKIKEYESWLDYV, from the coding sequence ATGAAGGAAAGTAAATATATTTGGCTTGATGGTAAGTTTATTCCATGGGCCGATGCAAAAATTCATGTTCTTACGCACGCACTTCATTACGGGACTGGAGTATTTGAGGGTATAAGAGCATATGAAACTGTTTCTGGAAAAACCGCCATATTTCGTGGAAAAGATCACGTTAAACGTTTATTACATTCATCAAAGATCTACAGAATGAACATTTCATATAGCAGTGATCAGATACTTGATATCATTAAAGAGGTTGTGAGAATTAATGAACTAAAAGAATGTTATATCAGACCATTAGTATTCCGTGGATATAAACAATTGGGAGTTGATCCTACAGATGTTCCTGTATCTTTTATGGTCGCTGCTTGGGAATGGGGTGCATATCTAGGAAAAAATGCATTGGAAAATGGTATAAAACTTAAAACATCCACATGGAGACGAATACCTCCTCAAAGTCTTCCCTTAGAAGCGAAAGCGACCGGACAATATTTGAATTCTGTGTTAGCTAAGATCGAGGCAAAGGAAGTAGGTTTCGATGAGGCATTGATGCTTGATTATAGAGGTGTAATTTCTGAAGGTACTGGCGAGAATATTTTTATAGTGCGTGATGACGAGATTATTACCCCACCATTGTACTCCAGCGTGCTTCCTGGAATTACTAGAAAAACAGTTATGAAACTTGCAGCTGACTTAGGATATAAAGCTACAGAAAGTGAAATCACATTAGCAGATGTCTACATGGCTGATGAGGTCTTCCTTACAGGGACAGCTGCGGAGATAACTCCTGTAGTAAATGTTGATGGAATAATAATAGGGTCAGGAAAACCAGGTTCGATAACAAAGAAACTACAATCATTATACTTTGACATAGTAAGAGGTAAAATTAAAGAGTACGAATCATGGTTAGACTATGTTTAA
- the thyX gene encoding FAD-dependent thymidylate synthase has translation MVSVKLVSYTNNGEKLVAVASKQSLSRKPFDYQWQKMSDEEVETWIKETLIRGHLSPWEHSIYTFDIENVSRVLTHQLVRHRLASYTQLSQRYAEMKGEYFNYITPPLIKRDPNIEQIYKDAIEYSRKVYEKLLSLGVQPEDARYVLPQAIVSKIVVTMNARELLNFFGLRLCTKAQWEIRQVAWMMWIEVMKVHPRLFKYAGPRCLLAENQVRKEPIDLKELINSDENKLISERCPELIPKTGIPKCVFFAIKDSGLIEEVKQLLEKN, from the coding sequence ATGGTGAGTGTGAAGTTAGTTTCTTATACCAACAATGGTGAAAAGTTGGTTGCAGTCGCATCAAAACAGAGTTTATCAAGAAAACCTTTTGATTATCAGTGGCAAAAAATGAGTGATGAAGAAGTTGAAACATGGATCAAAGAAACATTAATCAGAGGCCATCTGTCACCATGGGAACACTCAATCTATACATTTGATATAGAAAACGTGAGCAGAGTATTAACGCATCAATTGGTAAGACATAGATTAGCTAGCTATACTCAATTAAGCCAGCGCTATGCTGAAATGAAAGGTGAATATTTTAACTATATAACACCCCCCCTCATAAAGCGTGATCCTAACATAGAGCAAATATACAAGGACGCAATAGAGTATTCTAGAAAGGTTTATGAAAAGCTCTTATCTCTAGGTGTTCAACCAGAAGATGCCAGATATGTGTTGCCTCAGGCTATTGTTTCAAAAATTGTCGTTACAATGAATGCAAGAGAATTACTAAACTTCTTTGGATTGAGATTATGCACAAAGGCTCAATGGGAAATTAGACAAGTCGCATGGATGATGTGGATAGAAGTTATGAAGGTACATCCCAGACTTTTTAAATATGCAGGACCAAGATGTCTCCTTGCAGAGAACCAAGTCAGAAAAGAACCCATTGACCTCAAGGAGTTAATTAATTCTGATGAAAATAAATTGATATCAGAACGCTGTCCTGAATTGATTCCTAAAACGGGAATACCGAAGTGCGTGTTTTTCGCAATAAAAGACAGCGGACTCATAGAAGAGGTAAAGCAATTATTAGAAAAAAACTAA
- a CDS encoding DEAD/DEAH box helicase: MFDIIKELRLNKSVIYSWIEEPKGPELGPSIDDIDIDESLKVALRVKGIKHLYEFQLRSMQLIDRGHDVVIVSGTGMGKTEAFLIPILNRVIRESEPGVNALILYPTKALTADQLHRVQFYTSRSLGLNVGIYDGDTTESERKKLFAKPPKVLLSNPDMIHFSLSIPRFREIISNLKFVVFDEMHVYNGVFGAHVAYLIRRLARLFNEIQFIGSTATIGNAQSFASMLFDRSISVVESYGRKGRLMHVMVKSDEVSKHIEVLRIVKNLVNLGLKTLVFGDSHRTVEYLAFLSRKYGINVGVHRAGLSRIERSKVERMLRTGELMAVISTPTLELGIDIGDLDAVVLDGIPPTYTRYIHRAGRCGRHDEGYVIMVLGEDPISSYYARKPHEYYYQAPDELPLDLTNEDVQRHQILSASIDKSLREDDRLFNKEIVDSLVSDGLLIKRGKNYYPTPDGKRIFYKTSIRGAGDRVIIINENNQEIGDRELPMALGELHPEAVYFHGGRIYKVIELNISSKPYRALVTQLPYDFSFYTLPLKSSFPVNFKPLDESTFLDGKILYGKMEIENNVHGYVIKRMVTNEIINEKILEHPVNYRFKTKGLILRLQGYNDWSDLMNGEAFHAIEHTLISSAQMIIGAGSGELGGISNPDGLIVIYDGVQGGSGLSKLLMKRFDLVFQRTFQIISTCDCEDGCPRCVYSPYCGNNNHILSRKNALKVLEGVASKKLKVLEPLPSTFERMLV; encoded by the coding sequence ATGTTTGATATAATTAAAGAGCTTAGGCTCAACAAAAGTGTGATATATTCGTGGATTGAGGAGCCAAAAGGCCCTGAACTAGGGCCTTCTATAGATGATATTGATATAGATGAATCGTTAAAGGTTGCGTTAAGAGTTAAAGGTATTAAACATCTTTATGAGTTTCAATTGCGAAGTATGCAGTTAATTGATAGGGGTCATGATGTAGTGATAGTGAGTGGTACTGGTATGGGTAAGACAGAGGCTTTTCTTATACCTATCCTAAACAGAGTGATAAGAGAGAGTGAGCCAGGTGTGAACGCTCTTATACTTTATCCTACCAAGGCGTTAACTGCTGACCAGTTACATAGAGTTCAGTTTTATACATCAAGATCGTTAGGTCTTAATGTTGGGATCTATGATGGCGATACTACAGAATCTGAGAGAAAAAAGTTATTTGCTAAGCCTCCGAAAGTATTACTTTCTAATCCTGACATGATACATTTTTCCTTATCGATACCTAGGTTTAGGGAGATTATTTCTAATTTGAAGTTTGTTGTCTTTGATGAGATGCACGTCTATAATGGAGTGTTTGGTGCTCATGTAGCGTATTTGATTCGTCGACTAGCTCGTTTGTTTAATGAGATACAGTTTATAGGTTCTACAGCAACTATAGGTAATGCGCAGTCATTTGCATCAATGTTATTTGATCGCTCTATTTCTGTTGTGGAGAGTTATGGAAGGAAAGGGAGGCTTATGCATGTGATGGTAAAGTCTGATGAGGTTTCTAAGCATATTGAGGTTTTGCGTATTGTAAAAAATCTTGTTAACCTTGGTTTAAAGACGTTGGTTTTTGGTGATAGTCATAGAACTGTTGAATACCTTGCTTTTTTGTCAAGAAAGTACGGTATTAACGTTGGTGTGCATAGGGCAGGACTATCAAGGATTGAGAGGAGTAAAGTTGAGCGTATGTTAAGGACTGGTGAGTTAATGGCTGTCATATCTACTCCTACATTGGAGCTTGGTATAGATATTGGTGATCTCGATGCTGTAGTCTTAGATGGCATACCGCCAACTTACACCAGATATATACATAGAGCTGGAAGATGTGGAAGGCATGATGAGGGATATGTAATAATGGTTCTTGGTGAGGATCCTATTAGTTCCTATTATGCTCGTAAACCTCACGAGTATTATTATCAAGCTCCTGATGAATTACCATTGGATCTCACCAATGAGGATGTCCAGAGACATCAAATTCTCTCTGCCTCTATTGATAAGTCATTGAGAGAAGATGATAGACTATTTAATAAAGAAATAGTTGATAGTCTAGTCAGTGATGGTCTGTTAATAAAACGAGGCAAGAATTATTATCCAACACCTGATGGTAAGAGGATATTTTATAAAACTAGTATTAGGGGTGCAGGTGATAGGGTAATTATAATTAATGAAAATAATCAAGAAATTGGAGATAGAGAATTACCGATGGCATTGGGGGAGCTTCATCCAGAGGCTGTATATTTTCATGGTGGCCGTATTTACAAGGTTATTGAACTTAATATATCTAGTAAACCATACAGGGCATTAGTCACACAGCTTCCATACGATTTTAGTTTTTATACTCTTCCTTTAAAATCAAGTTTTCCAGTTAATTTCAAACCTCTAGATGAAAGCACATTTTTGGATGGAAAGATACTTTATGGAAAAATGGAGATAGAGAATAATGTTCATGGATATGTAATAAAACGCATGGTAACCAATGAAATTATAAATGAAAAAATTCTTGAACATCCAGTTAACTACAGGTTTAAAACAAAGGGTCTAATATTAAGGTTGCAAGGCTATAATGACTGGAGTGATCTAATGAATGGTGAAGCGTTTCATGCAATAGAACATACTCTTATATCTTCTGCCCAAATGATTATCGGAGCTGGATCAGGAGAGCTAGGTGGAATAAGTAATCCTGATGGATTAATAGTGATTTATGATGGTGTACAAGGCGGATCAGGGCTTTCAAAATTATTAATGAAAAGATTTGATTTGGTCTTTCAACGTACGTTTCAAATAATCTCAACGTGTGATTGTGAAGATGGTTGTCCACGTTGTGTATACTCTCCTTATTGTGGAAATAATAATCATATTTTATCTAGGAAAAATGCGCTAAAGGTGCTTGAAGGAGTGGCTTCCAAGAAACTAAAAGTACTAGAACCATTACCATCAACATTTGAGAGGATGCTGGTTTGA
- a CDS encoding RsmD family RNA methyltransferase, which produces MSLDIGLTTTEVIVGDAHVQFPNSQILSKDELKRIVNKTTEIYMIANNKLVKIAWFDDNMYLKLRNVSPNTAPTLEINGIHMHRIKDTTPWRDSTSKVMSILPLKNKTVLDVCTGLGYTAIHALNFGASKVITIEKNPSVLKIAEYNPWSWKLTDKKITIILDDAKNAISYLKDGYFDRIIHDPPRMKLAGELYSKELYKEFYRVLKPRGVIFHYIGAPGEKRGVNLIKGISERLKSIGFSIKKLYEIQGVLGIKK; this is translated from the coding sequence GTGTCGCTAGATATAGGCTTAACGACCACAGAAGTCATCGTAGGTGATGCTCATGTACAATTTCCCAATTCCCAGATTTTAAGCAAGGATGAACTAAAAAGAATAGTAAATAAGACTACTGAAATATACATGATAGCTAATAATAAACTAGTGAAAATTGCATGGTTTGATGATAATATGTATCTAAAGTTAAGGAATGTTTCACCTAATACAGCTCCTACTTTAGAAATAAATGGTATACATATGCATAGGATAAAAGATACAACACCGTGGAGAGATAGTACATCAAAAGTGATGTCAATACTGCCATTAAAAAATAAAACGGTGCTTGATGTGTGCACAGGATTAGGATATACAGCAATACATGCACTTAACTTTGGAGCATCGAAAGTTATAACAATAGAAAAAAATCCTTCAGTACTTAAAATTGCCGAATACAATCCATGGTCATGGAAACTGACCGACAAAAAAATTACCATAATACTAGATGATGCGAAAAACGCTATCAGTTACCTAAAAGATGGATATTTTGATAGAATAATTCATGATCCGCCACGCATGAAGTTAGCGGGAGAACTTTACAGCAAAGAACTATATAAAGAATTTTATAGAGTTCTAAAACCAAGAGGTGTCATTTTTCATTATATAGGAGCTCCTGGTGAAAAGCGAGGAGTCAACTTAATTAAAGGCATATCAGAACGTTTAAAATCAATCGGATTTTCAATCAAAAAATTGTATGAAATACAAGGAGTGTTAGGAATAAAAAAATAA
- a CDS encoding ArgE/DapE family deacylase codes for MTGVISKTLKMISKERENIHGLAAKLIKSGDDPRGSTLKVIQVIEKWLKERGLDYDVNFSKDKFNNIIISYGEKPENGLIFLGHLDVFSVGDQSQWKYGPFSATRSDDKLYGRGAADMKGAVSAFLYALYALIENGFKPKSGITIALTSDKEAGGTNGTGYLVSNGLLKGKYAIVGEPTGSQKTGFSIVVGEKGFIWLHLAVKGKAVHGSLPIAGLNAIEEVITIIYDLREQLGEIHEVNRSVNELLKSSTSFLENYANALGISREALIESILNTTLNIGFIKGGSSINIVPDECMVGLDIRIPIGLSVDVILNVLKKYNAKYHIVGIAEPSMTNSDSPIVKIASEAFNKVYNYEPSPLVTHTSSDAHYLRKAGIPTILLGPGSETVHTVNEYVYIDDVINMTKVYAILMESVDSI; via the coding sequence ATGACTGGTGTAATTTCAAAAACTTTAAAAATGATTAGTAAGGAACGTGAAAATATTCACGGTCTTGCGGCTAAGCTTATAAAATCTGGTGATGATCCCCGTGGCAGTACATTAAAAGTTATTCAGGTTATAGAGAAGTGGTTAAAGGAACGTGGTCTTGATTATGATGTGAATTTTTCTAAGGATAAGTTTAATAATATTATTATATCGTATGGTGAGAAGCCTGAGAACGGGCTTATTTTTCTCGGGCATCTCGATGTGTTTTCAGTAGGTGATCAGTCTCAATGGAAATATGGACCATTCTCTGCAACAAGATCTGATGATAAGCTTTATGGACGGGGTGCTGCTGACATGAAAGGTGCTGTTTCTGCATTTCTCTATGCTTTGTATGCTTTAATAGAGAATGGATTTAAGCCAAAAAGCGGTATTACCATAGCGTTAACATCGGATAAAGAAGCTGGTGGTACTAATGGTACTGGTTATTTGGTTTCAAATGGGTTATTGAAGGGCAAGTATGCTATAGTTGGTGAACCGACTGGTTCTCAGAAAACTGGTTTCTCAATAGTAGTGGGTGAGAAAGGCTTTATTTGGCTACATTTAGCAGTTAAAGGAAAAGCTGTTCATGGAAGCTTACCTATAGCTGGTCTTAACGCAATAGAAGAGGTTATAACGATCATTTATGATTTGAGAGAACAATTAGGTGAGATTCATGAAGTGAATAGGAGTGTTAATGAGTTATTAAAATCGTCCACTTCATTTCTTGAAAATTACGCTAATGCTTTAGGTATATCACGCGAAGCTCTTATAGAATCAATACTTAATACAACTCTTAACATAGGTTTTATAAAAGGAGGTAGTTCCATAAACATAGTTCCGGATGAATGCATGGTTGGTTTAGATATAAGAATACCAATAGGATTGTCTGTTGATGTTATTTTGAATGTTCTGAAAAAATACAATGCAAAATATCATATAGTTGGGATTGCAGAACCTAGTATGACCAATTCCGATTCACCGATAGTAAAAATAGCATCAGAAGCGTTTAATAAGGTATATAATTATGAACCTAGTCCTTTGGTTACTCATACTTCAAGTGATGCTCACTATTTAAGAAAAGCAGGCATACCTACTATTTTGCTCGGTCCTGGATCTGAAACTGTTCATACTGTTAATGAGTATGTTTATATAGATGACGTAATAAATATGACTAAAGTTTATGCTATACTGATGGAATCAGTAGATAGTATATGA
- a CDS encoding acyl-CoA dehydrogenase family protein codes for MDFSFSEDENVFREMVKELASKYIAPRVKEIEEKGRIPKEIINALAGQGLLGLTISSSYGGAGASITMAAIAAEEIAYADISVATAVYYLLNAGWPMILERYASEEVKEEILPNIPRGETFFGIAVTEPSGGSDVAGIKTSATKKGNRWIVNGEKVYISGVRESLELPKGGGMLLLTRTGGNELGYKAFTSFSFLLKKTDGGITNGVTPTFFEDIGRRGISTGGFVLKDVEIDDKYRVGDEGRGFYIIMEGFNVARTLVAAACIGAARRALDIGMDYIKQRILFEQPIAKFEAIQFELVDDYAKLEAAKLFTYKAAWLLDRFYKGDKSVSVSDINKHVAMAKMTAPQVAYDIFTHVMLWHGAYAYTKESELGIGLTGVLSYLIGAEGTMNIMKTIVGRELLGREYSVTTRWAGKKG; via the coding sequence ATGGACTTCAGTTTTAGTGAAGATGAGAATGTTTTTAGAGAAATGGTTAAAGAGTTAGCATCAAAATATATTGCACCTCGAGTAAAAGAAATTGAAGAAAAGGGACGAATACCCAAAGAGATTATTAACGCTTTGGCTGGTCAAGGTTTGCTCGGACTAACAATATCTTCCAGCTACGGTGGAGCCGGGGCATCAATAACAATGGCTGCTATAGCAGCTGAAGAAATTGCTTATGCAGATATAAGTGTGGCAACAGCAGTCTATTATCTTCTTAATGCTGGGTGGCCTATGATACTTGAGCGATATGCTTCTGAGGAAGTTAAAGAAGAAATACTTCCCAATATTCCACGTGGTGAGACATTTTTTGGTATAGCGGTTACCGAACCTTCAGGCGGCTCTGATGTAGCTGGAATAAAAACTAGTGCGACAAAGAAAGGTAATAGATGGATAGTAAATGGAGAAAAGGTCTATATCAGTGGAGTAAGAGAAAGTTTAGAATTACCTAAAGGAGGAGGCATGTTGTTGTTGACTAGAACTGGTGGTAATGAACTTGGTTATAAGGCATTCACATCTTTTTCATTTCTCTTAAAGAAAACTGATGGTGGTATAACTAATGGTGTAACTCCAACGTTTTTTGAAGATATTGGCAGAAGAGGAATTTCTACAGGTGGTTTTGTTCTTAAAGACGTTGAAATAGATGATAAATATAGGGTTGGTGATGAAGGTAGAGGTTTTTATATTATAATGGAAGGTTTTAACGTTGCTAGAACATTAGTTGCTGCAGCATGTATTGGTGCCGCAAGGAGAGCTCTTGATATTGGAATGGATTATATTAAACAGAGAATTCTCTTTGAACAACCCATTGCAAAATTTGAGGCAATACAATTTGAGTTAGTTGATGATTATGCTAAGCTGGAAGCAGCTAAACTTTTTACTTATAAGGCTGCATGGCTCCTTGATAGATTCTATAAAGGTGATAAGAGTGTTTCGGTTTCTGACATTAATAAACACGTAGCTATGGCTAAAATGACTGCGCCACAAGTTGCTTATGATATCTTTACGCACGTGATGTTATGGCACGGAGCTTATGCATATACTAAAGAGTCAGAACTCGGAATAGGACTGACTGGTGTGTTATCCTATCTTATAGGCGCTGAAGGAACCATGAATATAATGAAAACTATTGTAGGCCGCGAACTATTAGGTAGGGAATACTCAGTCACAACACGATGGGCTGGTAAAAAAGGATAA
- the hsp20 gene encoding archaeal heat shock protein Hsp20 — translation MSFRRKKREFDITDPWDLMEYFDRVFEEMQREFFKDLERMRTRPFGEQRFGPIIYGYSITIGPDGKPTIREFGTVPKKIGEKPIIEREPLVDINETNDEIIVTAETPGVKKEEIKVHATEKELEIKAGDKFYKKVELPSEVNPDETKATYNNGVLEVRMKKQKKELKGREVQVL, via the coding sequence ATGTCATTCAGAAGGAAGAAGAGAGAGTTTGATATTACTGATCCTTGGGATTTAATGGAGTATTTTGATAGAGTTTTTGAGGAGATGCAGAGAGAGTTTTTCAAAGATTTAGAGCGCATGAGAACTAGACCTTTTGGTGAGCAGCGTTTTGGTCCAATAATATATGGTTATTCTATAACAATTGGTCCTGATGGAAAGCCTACGATTAGAGAATTTGGGACTGTGCCAAAGAAGATTGGTGAAAAACCCATCATCGAAAGAGAACCTTTAGTTGATATTAATGAAACAAACGATGAAATAATAGTTACGGCAGAAACGCCTGGTGTAAAGAAAGAGGAAATCAAGGTCCATGCTACTGAAAAGGAGTTAGAGATTAAAGCTGGTGATAAATTCTACAAAAAGGTAGAGCTTCCATCCGAAGTTAATCCCGATGAAACAAAAGCAACATACAATAATGGTGTCCTAGAAGTTAGAATGAAAAAGCAGAAAAAAGAATTAAAGGGCAGGGAGGTTCAAGTACTCTAA
- a CDS encoding transposase — protein MGESLMKAKKTIKAKVLELRKGKEELLRREYENWQRYLHGDKSVPLYSATKQQADRLLKRLGNVKPNKEYPLILRRDMYRADTKLTPYWLKIPIYGVRGGINVPIKTHEPITDDMICREAKIVKKGNEWFVHITVEKEVEERNPKSTLAIDMGIRWIATTVNSTNPRPKFYGRELRRVKGHYFYLRRSLALKRAYRTIKKIGRKERRVVSDILHKISRAIVNEALANDSMIILGKLKGIRRNGRGRTFKRKLNNGFPYHRLSQFIEYKARWRGIKVVKISERNTSKLCHKCGHRGLRVGGLFKCQNCGIQCNADYNGATNILKRAMGYMLMAGAALTQPELGTMKA, from the coding sequence ATGGGCGAGTCGCTCATGAAGGCTAAGAAAACCATTAAGGCAAAGGTTCTTGAACTTCGCAAAGGCAAGGAAGAGCTTCTTAGAAGGGAATACGAGAATTGGCAACGCTATTTGCATGGAGACAAGTCTGTTCCACTTTATTCCGCTACAAAGCAACAGGCTGACAGACTTCTAAAGAGGCTTGGAAATGTTAAGCCTAACAAGGAATACCCGCTAATCCTTAGAAGGGACATGTACAGAGCGGACACCAAGCTGACGCCTTATTGGCTCAAGATTCCAATTTATGGGGTTAGAGGCGGAATAAACGTCCCTATAAAGACCCATGAACCAATAACTGATGACATGATTTGCAGAGAGGCAAAAATCGTAAAGAAAGGTAATGAGTGGTTCGTCCACATAACTGTTGAAAAAGAAGTCGAGGAGAGAAATCCTAAGTCGACTTTAGCTATAGATATGGGGATACGCTGGATAGCCACAACAGTCAACTCAACCAATCCGAGACCGAAGTTCTATGGGAGGGAGCTTAGAAGGGTTAAGGGGCACTACTTCTACCTTAGAAGGTCTTTAGCTTTAAAGAGGGCCTACAGAACCATAAAGAAGATTGGGCGTAAAGAGAGAAGAGTTGTTAGCGACATCCTGCATAAGATTAGCAGAGCCATAGTCAACGAAGCTTTGGCGAACGACTCCATGATAATTCTTGGAAAACTCAAGGGCATAAGACGAAACGGCAGAGGTAGGACTTTCAAAAGAAAGCTCAACAACGGATTCCCATACCATAGGCTAAGCCAATTCATAGAGTATAAGGCGAGATGGCGCGGAATCAAAGTTGTTAAGATAAGCGAGAGAAACACTTCAAAGCTGTGCCATAAATGCGGGCATAGGGGGCTTCGAGTCGGAGGCCTCTTCAAATGCCAAAACTGCGGAATCCAATGCAACGCAGACTATAATGGAGCAACGAACATCCTTAAGCGGGCTATGGGCTACATGCTCATGGCAGGGGCTGCCTTGACACAGCCCGAACTCGGTACGATGAAGGCTTGA
- a CDS encoding adenylate kinase has translation MKIVLVAVPGGGKTTIMNIVKSLVPDVKIVNYGDVMLEIAKERRGIMDRDMMRKILSVNEYRELQLDAAKKIGEIKGDVIIDTHVTIKMKGGYYPGLPFDVVRLMRPDMIVLLEFDPHDVIERRMKDITSSSQKRAGRDIETPEDIELQQEMNKYFAVAAANAAECIVKIINLRFRQSRPFEQAEKAARIIAEIISTEKSSRY, from the coding sequence ATGAAGATTGTTCTTGTAGCAGTCCCAGGCGGTGGAAAAACAACAATAATGAACATTGTTAAGAGTTTAGTTCCCGATGTAAAAATAGTTAATTATGGTGATGTGATGCTTGAAATTGCTAAAGAGAGACGTGGGATAATGGATCGCGATATGATGCGAAAAATTTTAAGCGTGAATGAGTATAGAGAACTTCAATTAGATGCAGCTAAAAAAATTGGCGAAATCAAAGGGGATGTAATAATCGATACGCATGTTACCATAAAAATGAAAGGCGGGTATTACCCGGGTTTACCATTTGATGTAGTAAGATTGATGAGACCTGACATGATAGTGCTTTTAGAATTCGATCCTCATGATGTTATTGAAAGACGTATGAAAGATATTACGTCATCATCGCAAAAAAGAGCAGGCCGTGATATAGAAACGCCTGAAGACATAGAATTACAACAAGAAATGAATAAATACTTTGCAGTTGCAGCAGCTAATGCTGCAGAATGCATAGTAAAAATAATAAACTTACGATTTAGACAATCTCGTCCATTTGAACAAGCCGAAAAAGCTGCCCGAATAATTGCCGAAATAATATCTACCGAAAAATCATCTAGATACTAA
- a CDS encoding type II glyceraldehyde-3-phosphate dehydrogenase, translating to MRILVVRVGVVGYGTIGKRVADAVLRQNDMKLVGIVVRRADWRTMLAIERGINIYTSNDVDSKSFSEKKITPAGNMEDLLNSVDVIVDATPDGVGERNKPLYEKHNVKAVFEGGEDHELTGVSFVATRNYAESVGKQFTRVVSCNTTAISRVVGGIHEKIGLKKARVAIYRRAADPWESHLKGVMNTVVPELKIPSHHGPDVQTVVHDLDIVTIAAKGSHNLFHLHVGFLEAQNQITRNEVIRVLEEEPRVVLVRGADGIVALNSIFELGRDLGRPRGDLYEIPVWEESVKVNGNEIYLIWATPNESNVIPDNIDAIRALTMIEKDGKKSVEKTDKALNILKKLY from the coding sequence GTGAGAATTTTGGTTGTAAGAGTGGGTGTTGTAGGTTATGGAACTATAGGAAAGCGCGTTGCTGATGCTGTTCTTCGTCAAAATGATATGAAACTCGTAGGTATCGTTGTGAGAAGAGCAGATTGGAGGACAATGTTGGCTATTGAGCGTGGGATTAATATTTACACATCTAATGATGTAGATTCAAAGAGTTTTTCAGAAAAAAAGATTACGCCAGCAGGTAACATGGAAGACTTGCTTAATTCCGTTGATGTAATTGTAGATGCGACGCCAGATGGTGTTGGTGAGAGGAATAAACCTCTCTATGAGAAACATAATGTAAAGGCGGTGTTTGAAGGAGGAGAAGATCATGAACTTACTGGGGTTAGTTTTGTTGCTACGCGTAATTATGCTGAAAGTGTTGGAAAACAATTTACTAGGGTTGTGAGTTGTAATACGACTGCAATTAGCAGAGTAGTCGGAGGAATACATGAAAAAATTGGTTTAAAAAAGGCTAGGGTGGCAATATATAGGCGTGCAGCTGATCCATGGGAATCTCATTTAAAAGGTGTGATGAATACTGTGGTTCCTGAATTAAAAATACCATCACACCATGGCCCTGATGTACAGACTGTAGTACATGATTTAGACATTGTTACTATAGCTGCAAAGGGTAGTCATAATCTATTTCATTTGCATGTGGGATTTCTTGAAGCGCAAAATCAGATTACAAGGAATGAAGTAATTAGAGTATTAGAAGAAGAACCTAGAGTTGTTTTAGTTAGAGGGGCGGATGGCATTGTAGCATTAAATTCTATCTTCGAGCTTGGTAGAGATCTAGGACGACCTAGAGGTGATCTTTATGAAATACCCGTATGGGAAGAGAGCGTGAAAGTAAATGGGAACGAGATCTATCTGATATGGGCCACGCCCAATGAGAGTAATGTTATACCAGATAATATAGATGCTATTAGAGCCTTAACTATGATTGAAAAGGATGGTAAAAAATCTGTGGAAAAGACAGATAAGGCATTAAATATTCTGAAAAAGTTGTATTGA